A genome region from Gigantopelta aegis isolate Gae_Host chromosome 3, Gae_host_genome, whole genome shotgun sequence includes the following:
- the LOC121368425 gene encoding kelch-like protein 24: MMSKKAEVATDCLEMESSFFSQDHSSSLIDNMEKLRLEGHYSDITIIVSGKTFPCHKVILSSGSPYFKSMFASGMEESRKDTVDLKEVDALVFENVLHFIYTGKVNISEAVVQDLFIQAQLFQIFPLGELCVEFFKQNMHEGNCLAAMTLADTYNHQHLYSFAKSYACAHFNAIMTDEDFTKLSVDCVVNLLRDRRLNCTSEDQVFQMAITWLESDAERRRNCQFKVLECVKFPLINSSYLMDVVVKIEYLTEEDKGKELLEDAIMYHNVPSRWQMLPSYQMTPRFSFPYFESAILLGGRLMDGLSNDVECYRADTKEFTSLKMLPFKKRNEFSACSIGDEIYVSGGLRSAEFWKYDLTFETWLRGASMLHARRRHAMTAVDDKIYVLGGFNEEAVLSSIEVWEKKRNKWEDAGSLVTGVENMGFVTFGKKIYLFGGKNNDEMVTNTVQCYDSTTNQCTALEKGLPVNDMCLSATILNGYIYIVGLEGVFRYSPNSDNWEILPDMSYPRDFVSLTVLDEKLYAFGGRRRGAKDNLYSDIIEYFDPSTNKWNAAGKIPDPMYSYGCVRVFLTPKPEHAALPTPEPPVV; encoded by the coding sequence ATGATGTCAAAGAAAGCAGAGGTGGCAACCGACTGTTTAGAAATGGAGTCCAGTTTCTTCAGTCAGGACCACTCAAGCAGCCTCATTGACAATATGGAGAAACTGAGACTGGAAGGTCATTACTCTGACATCACGATCATTGTCAGCGGTAAAACGTTCCCGTGTCACAAGGTCATTCTGTCATCTGGATCCCCGTACTTCAAATCAATGTTTGCATCAGGAATGGAAGAAAGCCGTAAAGATACTGTGGACCTGAAAGAGGTGGATGCATTAGTGTTTGAAAACGtcttacattttatatacacgGGCAAAGTGAATATCTCAGAGGCAGTGGTTCAAGATCTCTTTATCCAGGCCCAGCTCTTCCAGATATTTCCACTCGGCGAGCTGTGCGTTGAGTTCTTCAAACAAAACATGCACGAAGGCAACTGCCTTGCAGCCATGACACTGGCAGACACCTATAACCACCAGCATTTGTATAGTTTTGCAAAGTCATATGCCTGTGCCCATTTTAATGCGATCATGACCGATGAAGACTTCACCAAGCTTTCTGTCGACTGTGTGGTGAACCTGCTGAGGGATCGACGTCTGAACTGCACTTCCGAAGACCAGGTGTTCCAGATGGCGATAACCTGGCTGGAATCCGACGCGGAGAGGAGGAGGAATTGCCAGTTCAAGGTCCTGGAGTGTGTCAAGTTTCCTCTCATCAACTCCAGCTACCTGATGGATGTTGTAGTGAAGATCGAGTACCTCACGGAAGAGGACAAAGGTAAAGAGCTTTTGGAGGATGCCATCATGTACCACAACGTACCATCGAGATGGCAGATGCTTCCTTCCTACCAGATGACGCCACGGTTTTCATTCCCATACTTCGAGAGTGCAATCCTCCTTGGAGGTCGCCTGATGGACGGCCTCAGCAATGATGTCGAATGCTACAGAGCTGACACCAAGGAGTTTACTTCCTTGAAGATGCTTCCTTTCAAAAAGAGAAACGAGTTCTCAGCTTGTTCCATCGGGGATGAGATCTACGTCTCGGGCGGCCTGCGCAGTGCCGAGTTCTGGAAGTACGACCTGACATTCGAGACGTGGCTCCGTGGGGCCAGCATGCTGCACGCGCGCCGCCGCCACGCCATGACGGCCGTCGATGACAAGATCTACGTCCTCGGAGGATTCAACGAGGAGGCCGTCCTGTCTTCGATCGAAGTGTGGGAGAAAAAGCGCAACAAATGGGAAGATGCTGGTTCCCTGGTGACCGGTGTGGAGAACATGGGATTCGTCACGTTTGGAAAGAAGATCTACTTGTTTGGAGGGAAGAACAACGACGAGATGGTTACCAACACCGTCCAGTGTTACGACTCCACCACTAATCAGTGCACGGCCCTAGAGAAGGGACTCCCGGTTAACGACATGTGTCTGAGTGCCACCATTTTGAACGGCTACATCTACATCGTCGGCTTAGAAGGGGTCTTCCGCTACAGCCCGAACTCTGATAACTGGGAAATTCTCCCCGATATGAGTTACCCTCGGGACTTCGTCAGTCTCACGGTGCTCGACGAAAAGCTGTACGCTTTTGGCGGAAGACGGAGGGGTGCCAAGGATAACCTGTATTCGGATATCATCGAGTATTTCGATCCCAGCACCAACAAGTGGAACGCGGCTGGTAAAATTCCCGATCCTATGTACTCGTATGGCTGCGTGCGTGTATTTCTCACCCCCAAACCAGAGCATGCTGCTTTGCCCACACCAGAGCCTCCTGTTGTTTAA
- the LOC121392319 gene encoding uncharacterized protein LOC121392319: MQSKTKIIPSGQNCGIMRTSAVLAVFLCIPAVTWSLTCVSCQNATCTPPLPGCELGRRVCSCCVECRMELGDACTSFTAECESELVCLTQAGAFIGRPPFSMNYLVGQCIKPRDIPHNRRAAPQNLHLV, from the exons ATGCagtcaaaaactaaaataatac CATCAGGCCAAAACTGTGGAATTATGAGGACGTCTGCGGTTCTTGCCGTGTTTCTGTGCATACCTGCAGTCACGTGGTCTCTCACGTGCGTGTCGTGTCAGAACGCCACATGCACCCCACCCCTGCCTGGGTGCGAACTCGGGCGGCGGGTATGTTCCTGCTGCGTGGAATGTCGTATGGAACTGGGAGACGCGTGCACATCATTTACTGCAGA GTGCGAATCTGAACTGGTGTGTCTCACACAGGCGGGTGCGTTCATCGGCCGCCCCCCTTTCTCGATGAACTATCTTGTTGGACAGTGCATCAAGCCGCGGGATATACCTCATAATCGTCGAGCTGCTCCACAGAACTTACATCTGGTCTGA